One Methylocaldum marinum DNA window includes the following coding sequences:
- a CDS encoding tetratricopeptide repeat protein: MGRVDMQDAFMQTDPAEASPLMGDPMSFAAGEVDAAAACLGAGLPEAAETHLRLAGLSYHREEEALAHLQAAWDAAPGHAAVYIGLYRFYFYKNRLREALDVARDCLKKAAKDNGLAEDWRAVKPADADFGSFDAILPRFFLFTLKGYGYLQLRLGQLDEGRAAIEKLMELDPSDKLGGKVLLEVLARLGHEEED, from the coding sequence ATGGGGCGCGTTGACATGCAGGACGCCTTCATGCAGACCGATCCGGCCGAAGCGTCGCCTCTTATGGGAGATCCGATGAGCTTTGCGGCCGGCGAAGTGGATGCCGCGGCTGCGTGCTTGGGCGCGGGCTTACCGGAAGCTGCCGAAACGCATCTGCGTCTGGCGGGTCTTTCCTACCACCGTGAGGAGGAAGCCCTCGCGCATTTGCAGGCCGCCTGGGACGCTGCACCGGGCCATGCCGCGGTGTACATCGGACTCTATCGGTTCTATTTCTATAAAAATCGGTTGCGTGAAGCGCTTGATGTCGCGCGGGATTGCCTTAAGAAAGCCGCAAAAGATAACGGGTTAGCCGAGGATTGGCGGGCAGTGAAACCGGCGGATGCCGATTTCGGCAGCTTCGACGCGATTCTACCCCGGTTTTTCCTGTTTACCTTGAAGGGTTACGGTTATCTCCAACTGCGGTTGGGGCAACTCGACGAAGGGCGCGCCGCTATCGAAAAACTGATGGAACTCGATCCGAGCGACAAGCTCGGTGGCAAGGTGCTGCTCGAGGTCCTTGCGAGGTTAGGCCATGAGGAAGAAGATTGA